The genomic window ttgtaGTGGAAAAGAAGCTTGTTTACTTTTAAAACCACCCACATCCATGGAGAAGGTAACAAAGCAGTGGATTGGGCAGCCGGGGAGGCAAGAGAACATGAATTTGAAATGAATAGAAACCATCAAGTTCCTTTTGATCTCAGTTGTATTTTGATCTTAGTTGTATTTTGATGTTACCTGCTTATGGTGCAACTTATATAACATATTAGTCATTTTCAGGCTATGCCACCTATTTGTACCAGAAAGAGAAaaaggtgggggggggggggggggtgttcaACCCCAATTTTAGGCCCAAACAAGTAATTCAGGCTAGCCCAATGAGGTTCTGGCCAGACTTGGGCCgggcattttcaaaaatttttggacctaagtctgactcCAATCCCCCAAAATATTTTGGATCGAGCTCTGATAGGGATGTGACCCAGCCCAAGCTGACCCATTTCCAGCCCTACCTCCATGGCCTCATCCTCCTAACTCTTTGATGTCTTAGCTTTAGCTCAAGTTTTCCATAACCTTAGCCTTGCCCTCTCTAACCCAAAGAGCAATCACATCAAAAATCGAAGAAGGCCTAAAAATAAAGATTAGCTCAACCTAGGAGAGATACCCAAAGGATCTCCAGGGAGAAGGGAACATCTGAATCCAGTCAATACACAATCGAAGGAGcttctttctctcccttttcacTTTGTTTTCTAGTTTAATTCATGTAATCTGAAAATTAGTGCAAAGACATTGAAATGGATAAGTTTTGGCCAAAACTTGAAACCTTGCTATGAACAGAAATGCTAGTGCAAAGCCAAGTTAATGGGCTGCATCTAGAGCTGCATACCCATAAGTACCTGCAAATGCTATCAAGTTAGATGATTCAGGCTTTAGGATCTTTTCAAAACCAAATCACAGATGCAAGCCCTAAATTCCAACTTGAATAAGATATTGTTCCTTGATGTGTCTCAATTAACTATTGTTGGGGAGCAATCATGATGCTAGCAACTTAGTCCATTGGCCACATACTTAATTGCCCTTATTCTCATTTTCTGATCCAATTCCATTGCTCTTTTATAGTTGAATAGGATATAAGCTATGCTTCCCATCTCGATGACCTCATAAACAAGAAACATGCATAGGCTATGTGATAAAGTCTTCGAAATGCTCCAAAGCCAAATACCGGTAAATCCTTGAATTTCATTTCTAAAGGTTGTGCCCTCTAGCAACACTTCATTTTCAAATTGGTTGTGGTTTTTTACGGCAACTACTTGACCCTTAGGAAGCATTCTTTAGAATGACCCCATTTCCACCAGCCTAGGGATGCAATTATACTGAGCCGAGTCGAATAGCTAAAAGCTCAAGCTCGActcgattcaaaatattcgaTCTCGAAACTCGACTCAAAATTGACAAGTCTTAATATTCCAAGCTCAAGCTCGACTCAGTGAAAAATAGGTAAAACTCAAAATCGGCTAGACTTGACTCAAATATTAACCAAACCATACTCAAACTCGAATTCGAGCATGAAATCAAACCTTAgtctaaaaataatatatataataaataaatataatattattaaatatatatataaatttagataggCTCGCAAACTTTCGAATCGAGTATTTTGCTACTCGAGTTCAACTTAAAAAATTATTCAAGTATTTTGCTATTCGAGTTCGACTCAAAAAACTATTCAAGCTACTCGAACTCGATAATAACCAAGTCGAATTGAGCTTGGACTCGAGTCAAGCTCCAATAGCTCGTGAGTCGCTCGACTCGTTTGCACCCCTACACCAGCCCCAATGTAGCATGTAGTCCTAGCTCTATGTTGCCTCAACAAGTTCTTCAAAAACAATCCTAACCGAAACACATTTGATTTCTTATTTCAGTGCACTGATTTTTTTCTAGGGCCTTGCCTTTCCTTCGATGAATGATTATATGCATGAAGCCAAAGATGCTCAAAGTAGACAATACTAAAAGAAGCTGAACCAGAATGAAGATGAAAAATCTGCTTTTCTTATGGACTAGATCTTCAGTGTCCTTGATGAAGCCATTATTCCCCAACAAAATCTTTGCTGGAAAGGAGTTGGCCAGGCTAAGAGGAATGCCTGCTATGTGAATTGCATTAGCAGAAAACCTTAGAGTGCCTGAGAGATTTTTATGGAAGAGGTTCATAGTGTTCAACAAGGACAAAGTAAagaaagatatcatcatgatcgaATAATTTCTACTCAAGTCCAAGTATGCAAGCACCTTGCATTATCTCAGAGAAATTGGTATTTCCCCACTCAAAATATTATCTCAGAAATTTGTATGTTAGAAAGTGACAAACGCATTAGGAAAGTACATTTCAGTTATGGAGAAAGGGATCATTCCAGTAAGGCTGTTCACAGGTCTAGGTGAGTCGAAGAAAGTGTTCCAATTTCTTGAGGAATGGAACCTGGCATTTGATTTCTGCCTAGGTCTAACAATTGTAGGTTAGCCAAATCACAAATCTCTAGAGGATCAGACTCATCAGATGATTCAAGGACTTCCATGTCAAAGAAACCAATTTCACCGAGTCATGAGGAATTAGACGAGACATGTGGTCATGATCAAGGTAACCTTCCAAAGGATGTAGGAATAGGAGTTTCATGAAAACCTTAGCTGCTTCAGGAGTTTGAGATTTTCAATCCCCAGAgaaatatggccagataagttaggCTGGACAAGTTTCCTAACCTTGAAAGAAAAAGGACAGCAAGATAATTATTTGACAAGTGTAATATTGTGAGTTTCAGCAGATTTTGTATCTCAGAGGAATTTAGCCAGTGAGATTACTGGAAATTAACCACAGCTTCAAGACTAGTAAGATTGCCAAAACAAGGAGGGCTGCTGAAGCCATTGCTTGATAGGTCAATCACTGAAATTATGGTGAGGTCAATAAGGGCATCCAGACTACAAGTAGAAAACCAATTATATGATTAACCAAGAAAAGCAAGGTTGGAGAGTTTACCAATGTCTGATGGGATACTTCTATATAGTAAATTACCACTGAGACCAAGATGGATGAGGTTATCAAAGGAAGAGAAGCTAAATCCTTGAGAGTGTCATCAAGTCTAGAAAATCGTATGCTTATTTTGGTCGTACTTTGAGCTTTGTTGTATATAAGGTATGCCATACCGTAGCAAACCAGACGATATAGAGCGTACCATACTGCACTGGTACCAAAAACTTATACGTAGTATAAGGGGCATACCGAAATTCGGTACGTCAAACCAGCCTCCATATCAATTACACCAACATAGTAGCAAGGTGGCAGCAGTGAGCGGCCCAGACCGAGATAGTGTACCTTGGTTGCATATAACAGCAGTCCACTTGCATGAGTTTATTACTTCTGCATTAGTGGCTTCATTAGGCAGCCTCCATGATTGGAGAAATTAGTGTTTTTGAGGCTGTTTTTCCAGCGAGAGCTTCTGCTTCTGAATTTGCTGAAGCCAGATTCTCTATTGCGGCTGCTACAGAGGACAAAACCACATTGGGTGTAAAAGCCAGCCACAACAACGGAAAAAATAGTAGCCTGCAGAAGAATGGAAGCAGCATTCTTCTTACCACTGAGAATTTGGATGGATTGAATCCTTATGCCTCTGCCTTCAAATATGCTATTGCCAGATACCCACTCATCTTCATCTACTTGCTGGAGGAGGGTCTTCGAGGATATGCTTTGGCTTGGTATTTAGCCTTTAGCCTCCATTTGAAATTCCAATTGcaaaatgtgtgtgtgtgtacacacacatgcTTGTCCCTCGGTAAGAGTCCACTGTCGACATTGTTCATCTTTCAACCCTGTGAGCCAAAGATCCCCCCGGTTCATGAGATTTGTCTTCACAGAGGAGATTGTCCCTGAAAGGAAGACAAGAAACAAAATAAAGAAAATTTTGTGCCAGATGTAAGTAGTGTGCCAATTGTTTATTTCATTAGTCTGACAAAAACAGCCCCATTAATTGTGCCAAGCTTTTTGTGGATCTGGTTTAGGTTGCTCTTTAGTCTTTATCTCCACTAGAAATTCTACATCAAGAACCCAACATTCTTCTCTCCCTTTCAGTCCCTCTTTTCACTCTTCTTTCTGGGGAGGAAACCTCTCCAGGATTTAATTTCCATTACTGCAGTATTAAATGCAAAATAAATTCATAAACAGGCTGCTTTTTTATTGCCCCCTACTCTTTCTATAGCCAAATCTCTCAATGCAGCAGAAAATAAGAGCAAAATCTTTTGCAAAGTTACTTGTAAATCCAGGCTTTCACCATATGTTTGTAGAACCATCACACAAGAGAAACCTTTTTATTGTAATCATCTACTTGACAATTCAATCTATTTCAGTGCTGCTCAAGATGTAATTAAAAAAAGCAGAATATAATGTTGGGACTTTCAAGCTAAAATTGAAGCCCAAACAGATGATTATAATGGAAATAAAACCTAACTAAATCAGCAAAAAGAATATATGGAGTAATAAAGTTCATAAGCTACAAGATGGCCACAAATTGAGTAAGATCTCAGATCTCATTTCTTTGATTTGGGTTCTCTGGACCACTCCGGAGGTATTATCTTGTAGTCTTCCACTTTCTCTTCCCCCTTACCGCTTTCATTTTCCTCTTCATCTAAAACATCCTTGGAAAATGCATCAGGATTTGCTTTGATGCAATCCTGCAAAGCAATAAAAGGATTCACACAGTCCGATCCCTACAAAACCAAAACCGGATCATTAGATTTGCAAAGCAGTTCAAAATCTTCCTTAAGACTGTTCATTGTATTAAATGAGTCCCAGCAGAGAAAATAAAATCAGACAGCATTCTGCCAAAGAGCTAGATTATTGAATACGCAATAGCAATAGCAATATTAACAGCAATTTTAGAACAACCCAAGGAAAGAGAGAATCGATTGAAAAAAAACTTCATCAGAATTTTCGCAGACTGGCAGTTTTTAGATGAGGGTTACCTTCTCTTCAGCAGTGCTCTTAATAAAGCAGACAAAAGCCTCCGTGAACTGAGTCCCACAAGGACCCTTTCTCAACTCTGCAACGCAGGGGCACTCAAGTGCTTTCTGTGCCTTCACATCTAGTGACTACAAGAACAAAGAAACTAAGATTTTAATTGTCAAAAGGATCAACATAAGTTGAGCAATAAAACTAATGAATAACTTGCtcaaagtacaaaaaataaactAAGAAATAATGCCACCACATCAAAATTCAAGAACAAGTGTAGCTTTCCCTAAGTCATAAAAAAGAACAGACCTCCTCATTCTCATCACCGCCCGAAGCT from Elaeis guineensis isolate ETL-2024a chromosome 4, EG11, whole genome shotgun sequence includes these protein-coding regions:
- the LOC105042495 gene encoding mitochondrial intermembrane space import and assembly protein 40 homolog isoform X1, translating into MGQTLSDASSSEGDRTSQPAIQPSPSPSSSPSPALSLEALVAEATASGGDENEESLDVKAQKALECPCVAELRKGPCGTQFTEAFVCFIKSTAEEKGSDCVNPFIALQDCIKANPDAFSKDVLDEEENESGKGEEKVEDYKIIPPEWSREPKSKK
- the LOC105042495 gene encoding mitochondrial intermembrane space import and assembly protein 40 homolog isoform X2; its protein translation is MRPHQKEIGLLNLRSNPLHRHHHLLPRRFPWKLWSQSLDVKAQKALECPCVAELRKGPCGTQFTEAFVCFIKSTAEEKGSDCVNPFIALQDCIKANPDAFSKDVLDEEENESGKGEEKVEDYKIIPPEWSREPKSKK